A genomic segment from Meiothermus sp. Pnk-1 encodes:
- a CDS encoding ABC transporter permease, with product MNPLENFRMAFEALSGNRLRSFLALLGIVIGVFAVTTMVSLGQMASAGITRDIEGLAGRSIFIQPNFNSGVGFGSVTLRDEDLQSLQALPAKVIPQLFGSVQYEPKPGDRRSLQLQGTPGDLPSLDPTTKIARGRYFSASEAKGGLPLAVLSDRAAKDLFPGRDPIGQTVRLFFSDGRRADLTVVGVLEPPAGIFGGLGSVSVVYAPIAYLWSSGNFRRGNYDAVLLALDKEADAAQVQSQVRRILEARYGKGKFSVESTESFQNTLRNITLILQALLGAIAGLSLLVGGIGIMNIMLVSVTERTREIGLRKALGATAALIRQQFLIEAVVLTLLGGILGVLLAVGLLALISALVPFFGVFVLSPLTVLLALTVSALVGLFFGVWPAARAAALDPIEALRFE from the coding sequence ATGAACCCCCTGGAGAACTTTCGCATGGCCTTCGAGGCGCTCTCGGGAAACCGGCTGCGGAGCTTTTTAGCCCTATTGGGTATTGTGATCGGAGTGTTCGCGGTTACCACCATGGTGAGCCTGGGCCAGATGGCCTCCGCCGGGATCACCCGCGACATCGAGGGGCTGGCCGGACGCAGCATCTTCATCCAGCCAAACTTCAATAGCGGGGTCGGCTTCGGCAGCGTCACCCTCCGCGACGAGGACCTCCAGAGCCTGCAAGCCCTTCCAGCAAAGGTCATCCCTCAGCTTTTCGGAAGCGTTCAGTACGAGCCTAAACCGGGGGATCGGCGCTCGCTGCAGCTCCAGGGCACGCCCGGCGATCTCCCCAGCCTCGACCCTACCACCAAGATCGCCCGGGGACGCTATTTCAGCGCCTCTGAGGCCAAAGGCGGCTTGCCCTTGGCCGTGCTTTCGGACCGAGCAGCTAAGGATTTGTTCCCTGGCCGCGACCCCATCGGGCAGACCGTACGGCTCTTCTTTTCCGATGGCCGCCGGGCCGACCTCACCGTGGTGGGGGTGCTCGAGCCCCCGGCGGGGATCTTTGGGGGGTTGGGATCCGTCTCCGTGGTGTACGCTCCCATTGCCTACCTTTGGTCTAGCGGCAACTTCCGCCGGGGCAACTACGACGCCGTGCTGCTGGCGCTGGATAAGGAAGCCGACGCCGCGCAAGTGCAAAGCCAGGTGCGCCGTATCCTCGAGGCCCGCTACGGCAAGGGCAAGTTCTCCGTCGAATCCACCGAAAGCTTCCAAAACACCCTGCGCAACATCACCCTGATCCTGCAGGCCCTGTTGGGGGCCATCGCCGGTCTGTCGCTCCTGGTGGGGGGGATCGGGATCATGAACATCATGTTGGTCTCGGTAACCGAGCGCACCCGCGAGATCGGGTTGCGCAAAGCGCTGGGGGCGACCGCTGCGCTCATCCGGCAGCAGTTCCTGATCGAGGCGGTGGTGCTCACCTTGCTGGGGGGGATATTGGGGGTGCTGCTGGCGGTGGGCTTGTTGGCCTTGATCTCGGCCTTGGTGCCCTTTTTCGGGGTGTTCGTCCTGAGCCCCCTGACGGTGCTCCTGGCCCTCACGGTGAGCGCATTGGTAGGGCTTTTCTTCGGGGTGTGGCCCGCCGCCCGGGCGGCAGCTTTGGACCCCATCGAGGCGCTGCGGTTCGAATAG
- a CDS encoding ABC transporter ATP-binding protein, producing MPAVVEMRGITKVYRSGGGARAVEVQALRGVDLSIEQGEYVAIMGPSGSGKSTLMHLIGLLDSPTSGSYKLSGVETSGLSEVELAKVRNQRIGFVFQAFFLLPKLTALHNVALPLVYRGVGLAERLQRARAALEAVGLGARLDHRPAELSGGQKQRVAIARALVQEPDILLADEPTGNLDSKSSEEILALFDTLHQEGKTVIMVTHEPDVGARAQRIIRLRDGLIVGATGEVA from the coding sequence ATGCCTGCGGTCGTAGAGATGCGGGGCATCACCAAGGTCTACCGCTCGGGCGGAGGGGCCCGGGCCGTCGAGGTACAGGCCCTACGGGGGGTGGACCTCTCCATCGAGCAGGGCGAGTATGTAGCCATCATGGGGCCTTCTGGTTCGGGGAAGTCTACCCTGATGCACCTGATCGGCCTCCTGGACTCGCCCACTTCCGGCAGCTATAAGCTCAGCGGAGTTGAGACCTCCGGCTTAAGCGAAGTGGAGCTGGCCAAGGTGCGTAACCAGCGCATCGGATTCGTGTTCCAGGCGTTTTTCCTGCTGCCCAAGCTGACCGCTTTGCACAACGTAGCCCTACCCCTGGTGTACCGGGGGGTGGGGCTGGCTGAGCGGTTGCAGCGGGCCCGAGCGGCGCTCGAGGCGGTGGGCTTAGGGGCCCGCCTCGACCACCGCCCCGCAGAGCTTTCCGGGGGGCAGAAGCAGCGGGTAGCGATTGCCCGGGCGCTGGTCCAGGAGCCGGATATCCTGCTGGCCGACGAGCCCACCGGCAACCTCGACTCAAAGTCTTCGGAGGAGATTCTGGCCCTCTTCGACACCCTTCACCAGGAGGGCAAAACCGTCATCATGGTCACCCACGAGCCGGATGTGGGGGCTCGGGCCCAGCGCATCATCCGCTTGCGCGATGGCTTGATCGTGGGAGCAACAGGGGAGGTGGCATGA
- a CDS encoding efflux RND transporter periplasmic adaptor subunit has translation MRRWALPLIILLSLGLTLFGLLRPRPDPGTPVTVREVTQGRFAREVSGSALVEAETYTLNFSRSGRVARVGVREGEAVQAGQVLAELEISRERGDLAAAQAQLFALQARLQASRAEAEATRENLRRQLEGAREQLALTRRLFAAGAASRIEVDNQSRQVAQLEGQLESALAQAKAAQRDLQAQLEAQQAQIQSLQRAIAEAQLRAPVAGIVTEVGIKAGESSQSLSGASASAPAGGIRIVRDGSMRVRVRLPEAQALEVRPGMPARVELDALPGQPLVAKVERLSSVAEVQGQGGSAVLPVFLRFTEGAQAVKPGFTGTARVIVLSLPQATLIPLETLVEEGDRSFVWLVDPKTQTVQRRPVTVRARNLTQAAVEGVSPGALVVSLPPQTLKDGARVRYNPPASRAQGS, from the coding sequence ATGCGGCGCTGGGCATTGCCCCTGATCATCCTGCTCTCGCTCGGCCTGACCCTGTTTGGGCTGCTGCGCCCGCGCCCCGACCCGGGTACCCCGGTGACGGTGAGGGAAGTCACCCAAGGCCGCTTCGCCCGAGAAGTCTCGGGGAGCGCCCTGGTAGAAGCCGAGACCTATACCCTGAACTTCAGCCGGAGCGGGCGGGTAGCCCGAGTGGGGGTACGGGAAGGAGAGGCGGTTCAGGCCGGCCAGGTCCTTGCCGAGCTCGAGATCTCGCGCGAACGCGGGGACCTCGCCGCCGCCCAGGCTCAGCTCTTCGCCCTGCAAGCCCGGCTACAGGCCAGCCGAGCCGAGGCGGAGGCCACCCGGGAAAACCTTCGGCGTCAGCTGGAGGGGGCCCGGGAGCAGCTCGCCCTCACCCGGCGACTCTTCGCTGCCGGGGCGGCCTCGCGGATCGAGGTGGACAACCAAAGCCGCCAGGTAGCCCAGCTCGAGGGCCAACTGGAGAGCGCCCTCGCTCAGGCCAAGGCCGCCCAGCGCGATCTGCAAGCTCAGCTCGAGGCCCAGCAAGCCCAGATCCAATCCCTCCAGCGCGCCATCGCCGAGGCCCAGCTGCGCGCTCCGGTGGCCGGGATCGTCACCGAGGTGGGAATCAAGGCGGGAGAGTCCAGCCAATCCCTCTCGGGGGCCTCAGCCAGCGCCCCCGCGGGTGGGATTCGCATCGTCCGGGATGGTTCGATGCGGGTGCGGGTGCGGCTACCCGAGGCGCAAGCCCTCGAGGTCAGGCCGGGGATGCCCGCCCGCGTGGAGCTCGACGCCCTGCCCGGCCAGCCCCTCGTGGCCAAGGTTGAGCGCCTCTCCAGCGTCGCCGAGGTGCAGGGGCAGGGGGGCAGCGCGGTGCTGCCGGTGTTTCTGCGCTTTACTGAGGGGGCGCAGGCGGTCAAGCCGGGCTTCACCGGTACGGCTCGGGTCATCGTGCTCAGCCTGCCCCAGGCCACCTTGATCCCTCTTGAGACGCTGGTAGAAGAGGGAGACCGGAGCTTCGTCTGGCTGGTGGATCCCAAGACCCAGACGGTGCAGCGACGGCCCGTCACGGTGCGCGCGCGCAACCTCACCCAGGCTGCGGTGGAGGGGGTCTCGCCGGGCGCGCTGGTGGTGAGCCTCCCGCCGCAAACCCTCAAGGACGGAGCGCGGGTGCGGTATAACCCTCCGGCCTCGAGGGCTCAAGGATCGTGA
- a CDS encoding TolC family protein, with the protein MLGFLLLGLAFSSASLAQPLPEVIPTLAARDAKLLEAQRGLSAAQDELRKQQADPDAPPLAVTRAQENLALARARLAAAQAGAENAVIENYTAALEAQAALELAQKRLEQANLRLEAARLRRQAGAISQADLTAAEAAQSRAASEVARARNALALAQARLPGVELRSLPEAPALPQGLGWEGSAARLHAQNAVREAERAVALASGPDTPPLELAARERSLEAARTALADLERTLRQAFDAAQDRYMAAQRAYGLAQRDLTQAQQALAAARTRLQAGVISRLDFLQSEINLLEAQSAYASAAGELWKARQGVVVASLGGGN; encoded by the coding sequence GTGCTAGGTTTTTTGCTCCTTGGGCTGGCCTTCTCTAGCGCCAGCCTGGCCCAGCCGCTTCCTGAGGTGATCCCAACCTTAGCGGCTCGAGACGCCAAGCTGCTCGAGGCCCAGCGGGGCCTCAGCGCTGCCCAGGACGAACTGCGCAAACAGCAGGCCGACCCCGACGCCCCGCCGCTGGCGGTGACCCGCGCTCAGGAGAACCTGGCGCTGGCCCGGGCTCGGCTCGCTGCTGCACAAGCCGGGGCCGAAAACGCCGTGATCGAGAATTACACCGCTGCGCTCGAGGCCCAGGCGGCCCTCGAGCTTGCGCAAAAACGCCTGGAGCAGGCCAACCTGCGGCTCGAAGCGGCCCGCCTGCGCCGCCAAGCCGGGGCCATCTCCCAGGCTGACCTCACCGCGGCAGAGGCCGCGCAAAGCCGCGCCGCCTCGGAGGTGGCCCGCGCCCGCAACGCCCTGGCCCTGGCCCAGGCCCGCCTCCCTGGGGTGGAGCTGCGGTCGCTTCCCGAGGCCCCCGCGTTGCCGCAAGGGCTGGGCTGGGAGGGAAGTGCGGCCCGGTTGCACGCCCAGAACGCAGTGCGGGAGGCTGAACGCGCGGTCGCGCTGGCCTCGGGCCCGGACACCCCACCTTTGGAGCTAGCGGCCAGAGAGCGCAGCTTGGAGGCAGCTCGGACGGCGCTAGCCGACCTCGAGCGCACCCTGCGCCAGGCCTTCGATGCCGCGCAGGACCGCTATATGGCAGCCCAGCGGGCGTATGGCTTAGCCCAGCGCGACCTGACCCAAGCGCAACAGGCGTTGGCGGCGGCCCGTACCCGGCTGCAGGCGGGGGTTATCTCCCGGCTGGACTTTTTGCAAAGCGAGATCAACCTGCTCGAGGCCCAATCGGCCTATGCCTCCGCCGCCGGCGAGCTATGGAAGGCTAGGCAAGGGGTGGTTGTGGCCTCGTTGGGAGGAGGCAACTGA
- a CDS encoding TolC family protein, translating into MRRLLAAGVLLVPALAFSPQEALGYRSPELAPAQERVEAAQARLEALRLGLSGSVNAGRQLWSAGEWSYGLTLTYQVAGSQGVQALRELEAARTQLQGIRRSGIQRALLAHARLWEAEATAKATALRAEAARQRLAEIERKAALGAVSSADREEARLAHSELAVAVRQAQNGLQGAQAEVSALGFGGNAAAVVLGFTLPETAPQSTPGYRDAALALQLAEARVAEARRALSPQVSLRGQFLGQEATVGLGLTAQGLGWPGANLQVTAPTELPGLPPGTPIPGLGEWRFTLSAVIALDPSRTADLRGLEAERTAAAVRLSALENDLARQLTQARQNTRTAQETLGLAEQRLALARRKRALAETRAQNGAASPLEVLEAQAQEADAEGRLAAAWRAYIEAVGGYLDLAGADWEVTP; encoded by the coding sequence GTGAGGCGGTTGCTGGCCGCGGGGGTCCTGCTGGTCCCTGCCCTGGCCTTCTCCCCCCAGGAAGCCCTGGGTTACCGAAGCCCTGAGCTGGCTCCGGCGCAGGAACGGGTGGAGGCGGCCCAAGCCCGGCTCGAGGCCTTGCGGCTGGGGCTTTCCGGCAGCGTGAACGCAGGTCGCCAGCTCTGGAGCGCGGGCGAGTGGAGCTATGGCCTCACCCTTACCTACCAGGTGGCGGGCTCTCAGGGTGTGCAGGCCTTGAGGGAGCTCGAGGCGGCGCGCACCCAGCTTCAGGGGATCCGGCGCAGCGGCATCCAGCGGGCCTTGCTAGCCCACGCCCGGCTGTGGGAGGCCGAGGCCACCGCGAAAGCCACTGCCTTGCGCGCGGAAGCCGCTCGGCAACGCCTGGCCGAGATCGAGCGAAAAGCAGCTCTGGGGGCGGTGAGCAGCGCCGACCGGGAAGAGGCTCGCCTTGCCCACTCCGAGCTGGCGGTCGCGGTTCGCCAAGCCCAGAACGGCCTGCAGGGCGCCCAGGCTGAGGTGTCGGCTTTGGGCTTCGGAGGAAATGCAGCTGCCGTGGTGCTTGGTTTTACCCTCCCCGAAACCGCCCCGCAGAGCACCCCTGGCTACCGCGACGCGGCGCTGGCTTTGCAGCTGGCCGAGGCCCGAGTTGCCGAGGCCAGGCGGGCCCTTTCCCCCCAGGTGAGCCTGCGCGGGCAATTCTTGGGCCAGGAGGCCACCGTAGGGTTGGGGCTCACCGCCCAGGGGCTCGGTTGGCCCGGGGCAAATCTCCAGGTGACAGCCCCTACTGAGCTGCCCGGCCTTCCGCCCGGCACTCCCATCCCCGGCCTCGGCGAGTGGAGGTTCACCCTGAGCGCGGTGATCGCCCTAGACCCATCTCGCACCGCCGACCTGCGGGGCCTCGAGGCCGAACGCACCGCTGCGGCGGTACGGCTCAGCGCCTTGGAAAATGACCTCGCTCGGCAACTGACGCAGGCTCGGCAGAATACGCGCACCGCCCAGGAGACGTTGGGGCTTGCAGAGCAACGTCTGGCCCTGGCCCGGCGCAAGCGCGCCCTGGCCGAAACCCGAGCCCAAAACGGGGCGGCCAGCCCTTTGGAGGTACTCGAGGCCCAAGCCCAGGAGGCCGACGCCGAGGGGCGCTTGGCCGCCGCCTGGCGGGCGTATATCGAAGCGGTAGGAGGGTACTTGGATCTGGCCGGAGCCGATTGGGAGGTTACTCCATGA
- a CDS encoding YIP1 family protein, with the protein MGDLLIAPRAFFERLKDSQPALFAPLLVAVLASVLTNLAGVLANRLLPSPGFGSPLVFAILGGIVFGVVTWGVYGLILRVLAGAESRAWEVAGWASLPGVVVGLMLLPVAALFPITGNLGAPPSLGEAEALQEWAKQYAALVRGAPFTWIAQGVSVIGGIWGIGLIYAALRVLAPQRTLVGTLGAAGISLGALLWRLSW; encoded by the coding sequence ATGGGAGACTTACTGATCGCACCTCGAGCCTTCTTTGAGCGCCTGAAAGATAGCCAACCGGCTTTGTTCGCTCCTTTGCTGGTCGCGGTGCTGGCGAGCGTGCTGACCAACTTAGCTGGCGTGTTGGCCAACCGATTGCTCCCTAGCCCCGGCTTCGGCTCCCCGCTCGTGTTCGCGATACTTGGCGGGATTGTCTTTGGCGTGGTGACGTGGGGGGTATACGGGCTGATCCTGCGGGTACTGGCGGGGGCGGAGTCCAGGGCCTGGGAGGTGGCCGGCTGGGCCAGCCTGCCGGGGGTGGTGGTGGGGCTGATGTTGCTGCCGGTTGCGGCGCTGTTCCCCATCACCGGCAACCTGGGAGCCCCCCCTAGCCTGGGCGAAGCCGAAGCCCTGCAGGAATGGGCCAAGCAGTACGCGGCGCTGGTGCGGGGAGCTCCTTTTACCTGGATCGCCCAGGGGGTAAGCGTGATCGGAGGCATTTGGGGTATAGGGTTGATCTACGCGGCCCTGCGGGTGCTGGCGCCCCAAAGGACCCTCGTCGGAACCCTGGGCGCTGCGGGGATTTCTCTGGGAGCCCTGCTTTGGAGGTTGAGTTGGTGA
- a CDS encoding ABC transporter ATP-binding protein: MASEVLARFEGVTKRYGGREGLHGLSLELPQGQAVGLLGLNGAGKTTALKLLAGLLVPTAGRVEVLGQRPRQARAHIAFLSESDGLYPWLTPADGERMMRGLYPDFRPGRYRELLAFLEVPARPIKALSKGQQGRLRLALALAREAKLYLLDEPLAGIDLISRDRILRALVQEWREEATVVLSTHEVAEAEGMFDRAVFLKEGKLVLDAQAEDLRAQGKSVVEAFKEVLA, encoded by the coding sequence ATGGCGAGTGAGGTGTTGGCTAGGTTCGAGGGGGTCACCAAGCGCTATGGGGGCCGTGAAGGGCTGCACGGGCTTTCCCTCGAGCTCCCTCAGGGCCAGGCGGTGGGGCTATTGGGTCTGAACGGGGCGGGGAAGACCACTGCCCTGAAGCTTTTGGCCGGGCTCTTGGTCCCGACCGCCGGACGGGTGGAGGTACTCGGCCAGCGGCCTCGCCAGGCCCGGGCCCATATCGCCTTCCTCTCCGAGTCCGACGGGCTGTATCCCTGGCTCACCCCCGCCGACGGGGAGCGGATGATGCGAGGGCTCTACCCGGATTTTCGCCCGGGGCGCTACAGGGAGCTGCTGGCTTTTTTGGAGGTTCCTGCGAGGCCGATCAAGGCCCTCTCCAAGGGGCAGCAGGGGCGGCTGCGGCTGGCCTTGGCCCTAGCCCGGGAGGCCAAGCTTTACCTACTGGATGAACCCTTGGCCGGAATAGACCTCATCTCCCGCGACCGCATCCTGCGGGCTTTGGTGCAGGAGTGGCGGGAGGAGGCCACGGTAGTCCTCTCCACCCACGAGGTCGCCGAGGCCGAGGGGATGTTCGACCGGGCGGTGTTCCTCAAGGAAGGAAAACTGGTCCTCGACGCCCAGGCCGAAGACCTGCGCGCGCAGGGCAAGAGCGTGGTGGAGGCATTCAAGGAGGTGTTGGCATGA
- a CDS encoding GntR family transcriptional regulator, with protein sequence MSDVWDIDAEAGPIYAQIVRGVERMLASGKMKPGDKLPSARELAAELKVNPNTVIHAFSQLEIAGVTETRRGLGTFIRKDVKVEGMRLRLLREAAERFLHEVRAIGLSAEDAKRALSEVSDGE encoded by the coding sequence GTGAGCGATGTGTGGGATATCGATGCCGAGGCCGGGCCTATCTACGCCCAGATCGTACGGGGGGTGGAACGCATGCTAGCCAGCGGAAAGATGAAACCAGGGGACAAGCTTCCCTCGGCGCGTGAACTGGCCGCCGAACTCAAGGTCAATCCCAATACGGTTATTCACGCCTTCAGCCAGCTCGAGATCGCCGGGGTCACCGAGACCCGGCGGGGCTTGGGTACCTTTATCCGCAAGGACGTCAAGGTCGAGGGGATGCGGCTGCGCCTTTTGCGCGAGGCAGCGGAGCGGTTTTTACATGAGGTGCGGGCCATCGGCCTCTCGGCGGAAGACGCCAAGAGGGCCCTCTCGGAGGTGAGCGATGGCGAGTGA
- a CDS encoding ABC transporter ATP-binding protein codes for MRALEVKTQTSPPPVLRVRGLSKRFGSVSAVERVDLEVHRGEIFGFLGPNGAGKTTTLGMILGLVRPTAGEVEVLGQRVSSGRTAALRKVGALLGAPALYPHLSGRAHLELLARLQGGVRPGWIAEVLEQVGLSKAARRLVGTYSTGMKQRLGIAMALLGEPELLILDEPTSGMDPTGMKETRELMKGLAASGITLIFSSHLLHEVEAVCDRIAVIHKGRLVAQGAVRELLSKGEGVRVKVDAPEEAALVLSGLARRLEVVEDYLEVFGLEAKEIVRQLVAAGFVPSEVVPLRSDLEELFLELTREGGRR; via the coding sequence GTGCGAGCCTTGGAAGTAAAAACCCAGACCAGCCCGCCGCCGGTGCTCCGGGTGAGGGGCCTGAGCAAGCGCTTCGGTAGCGTGAGTGCGGTAGAGCGGGTGGACCTCGAGGTCCACCGGGGCGAGATCTTCGGCTTCTTAGGCCCCAACGGGGCGGGGAAGACCACCACCTTGGGCATGATCCTGGGGTTAGTCCGGCCCACCGCCGGGGAGGTCGAGGTGCTGGGCCAGCGGGTGAGCTCTGGTCGGACCGCCGCGCTGCGCAAGGTGGGGGCCTTGCTGGGGGCTCCGGCCCTCTACCCACACCTTTCGGGGAGGGCCCACCTCGAGCTGCTGGCTCGGCTCCAGGGCGGGGTCCGTCCGGGCTGGATCGCCGAGGTGCTCGAGCAAGTCGGGCTGAGCAAAGCCGCCCGCCGCCTGGTTGGGACCTACTCTACCGGGATGAAACAGCGGCTGGGCATCGCCATGGCCCTCTTGGGCGAGCCCGAGCTGCTGATCCTCGACGAGCCCACCAGCGGCATGGACCCCACGGGCATGAAGGAGACCCGCGAGCTGATGAAGGGCCTGGCCGCCTCGGGCATCACCCTCATCTTCTCCTCGCACCTGCTGCACGAAGTCGAGGCGGTCTGCGACCGGATTGCGGTGATTCACAAAGGCCGCCTGGTGGCCCAGGGCGCGGTGCGGGAACTGTTGTCGAAGGGGGAGGGGGTGCGGGTCAAAGTGGACGCCCCCGAGGAGGCCGCCCTGGTCCTCTCTGGGCTGGCGAGGCGGCTCGAGGTGGTGGAGGATTACCTGGAAGTCTTTGGCCTAGAGGCCAAAGAAATCGTGCGACAGCTGGTCGCGGCGGGCTTCGTGCCGAGCGAGGTGGTGCCGTTGCGGAGCGACCTGGAGGAGCTTTTCCTCGAGCTGACCCGAGAAGGAGGGAGGCGATGA